The Pochonia chlamydosporia 170 chromosome 1, whole genome shotgun sequence genome window below encodes:
- a CDS encoding C6 zinc finger protein (similar to Metarhizium acridum CQMa 102 XP_007810545.1), which translates to MCDFESRRVLDELAATSTPAATSLSPPASTPAVSASIARPSPSVASPTQPRAIPILAQAHPNGVSPEPDTSRPVDRLLELRLLHQYTTSTCKTLLTNSPATDDIWQKAVPEMAFKGKTYLADAMLSVAALHLRSQKPTEKALVQASHAYSASTLAAYVDTLDKGITADNAEALFLTASLIAFQATAQRIFIKDDAETSGNDGSSRYTTPMAWFHAFQGVKTVVATSWQWIRNSNIVQAVIDSQPSFQLDLNPLGPNSFFGHLLDGLDDELANESQDKITATSQGYFHAVSVLNWAHKNPYPPAALAFPATVSRRFVEVVDEKRPRSLAILACFFALLKRMDNVWWLEDVTRREVMGLVGLFESGSTWWRHLEWPIRIALWDGGAIPPDVWGVDYEKEAESSKGYGDTMVSHIELFSRLTRNPQQASASSMSAQAELELMAAPLD; encoded by the coding sequence ATGTGCGATTTCGAGAGCCGCCGCgtgcttgacgagcttgccGCAACATCAACGCCGGCGGCCACCAGTTTGAGCCCTCCAGCATCTACTCCTGCCGTCAGCGCCAGTATTGCCCGGCCATCGCCGTCAGTAGCCTCACCTACTCAGCCGCGAGCAATACCAATTCTCGCACAGGCCCATCCTAACGGAGTGTCTCCTGAACCAGACACGTCGAGACCCGTGGATCGACTGCTGGAGCTACGACTTCTCCATCAGTACACTACCAGCACATGCAAAACTCTGCTCACCAACTCGCCCGCCACAGACGACATCTGGCAAAAGGCCGTGCCCGAGATGGCGTTCAAAGGCAAGACATATCTGGCAGATGCCATGCTCTCCGTGGCAGCGCTCCATCTGCGATCACAGAAGCCCACCGAGAAGGCTCTTGTCCAGGCGTCGCATGCATATTCCGCTTCGACTCTGGCAGCATATGTCGACACCTTGGACAAGGGAATCACAGCAGACAATGCGGAGGCTCTCTTTCTCACGGCGTCTCTCATTGCTTTCCAGGCGACGGCCCAGCGGATTTTCATCAAGGACGACGCGGAAACGAGTGGCAACGACGGTTCCAGTCGATACACGACGCCCATGGCCTGGTTTCATGCGTTCCAGGGAGTCAAGACCGTTGTTGCAACATCGTGGCAATGGATACGTAACAGCAATATCGTTCAAGCCGTCATTGATTCACAGCCCAGTTTCCAACTAGATCTAAACCCACTAGGACCCAATTCCTTCTTCGGCCACCTGTTGGACGGTCTCGACGACGAACTCGCAAATGAGAGCCAGGACAAGATCACTGCCACGAGTCAAGGCTACTTTCACGCCGTTAGTGTCTTGAATTGGGCTCACAAGAATCCTTATCCACCAGCCGCACTGGCATTCCCTGCCACCGTCTCCCGGAGATTTGTCGAAGTCGTCGATGAGAAGCGTCCCAGGTCTCTTGCAATATTAGCTTGCTTCTTTGCGCTCCTCAAACGCATGGATAATGTATGGTGGCTCGAAGATGTGACCCGCCGCGAAGTTATGGGCTTGGTTGGCCTGTTTGAATCCGGTTCGACGTGGTGGAGGCATCTGGAATGGCCGATACGCATTGCTCTCTGGGACGGGGGGGCGATACCACCAGATGTCTGGGGCGTGGATTACGAAAAGGAAGCTGAATCGAGCAAGGGATACGGCGACACCATGGTGAGCCACATTGAACTGTTCTCCAGGCTTACGCGCAATCCACAAcaagcttctgcttcttccatgtcggCGCAGGCTGAGCTAGAGCTCATGGCTGCTCCTCTGGATTGA
- a CDS encoding Brix domain-containing protein-like protein (similar to Metarhizium acridum CQMa 102 XP_007810544.1) has product MLRQVKPRNARSKRALEKREPKAVENPKQCLFLRGTSCSQVVQDALNDLYSLHLPLAKKFTKKNPIHPFEDATSLEFFSEKNDASLLVFGSSQKKRPHAMTFIRTFGYKVLDMLELYLDPETFRTMAQFKNKKFAIGLRPMLVFAGTAFESPVTNEFTLAKSLLLDFFKGEPADKIDVEGLQYIISVTAEDTTGDGDAKPAIHLRAYMIQTKRSGQKLPRVEVEEIGPRMDFRVGRVKEADESMLKEAMKKARGLEERPKKNITTDSMGDKIGRVHLGRQDLSELQLRKMKALKRSRNDDGEVADVIDDDATKRIKR; this is encoded by the coding sequence GAGAAGCGCGAGCCCAAAGCCGTCGAAAACCCCAAGcaatgcctcttcctccGCGGCACATCCTGCTCCCAAGTCGTCCAAGATGCCCTCAACGACCTCTACTCTCTCCACCTGCCTCTTGCCAAAAAATTCACCAAGAAGAACCCCATCCACCCGTTTGAGGATGCCACATCGCTCGAGTTCTTCTCGGAGAAGAACGACGCCTCGCTGCTCGTCTTTGGAAGCAGCCAGAAGAAGCGCCCCCACGCAATGACCTTTATCCGCACATTCGGCTACAAAGTCCTCGACATGCTAGAGCTGTACCTTGACCCGGAGACGTTCCGCACCATGGCCCAgttcaagaacaagaagtttGCGATTGGCCTGCGGCCCATGCTCGTGTTTGCGGGGACGGCATTTGAAAGCCCCGTCACCAACGAGTTTACGCTGGCAAAgagcctcctcctcgacttTTTCAAGGGCGAGCCCGCTGACAAGATTGACGTGGAGGGGCTGCAGTACATTATTTCGGTCACGGCAGAGGACACGACCGGCGATGGGGATGCCAAGCCGGCGATTCACCTGCGCGCGTACATGATCCAGACGAAACGTAGTGGGCAGAAGCTGCCGCGcgtggaggtggaggagattgGACCCAGGATGGACTTTAGGGTCGGCCGTGTCAAGGAGGCGGATGAGTCTATGCTCAAGGAGGCCATGAAGAAGGCTCGCGGCCTGGAGGAGCGtcccaagaagaacatcacTACGGATTCGATGGGTGATAAGATTGGCAGGGTGCACTTGGGTAGGCAGGATCTGAGTGAGTTGcagttgaggaagatgaaggcgttgaagagGTCGAGAAACGATGACGGGGAAGTTGCAGAtgtgattgatgatgatgccaccaAGAGGATAAAGCGTTAG